A single genomic interval of uncultured Cohaesibacter sp. harbors:
- the mgtE gene encoding magnesium transporter: MQFEEINQDGASVLQQVRDENGMISQELFQLIDDAIEARNSDLLVSLTQDLHEADLGDIIEALSPKDRSDFIELLGDSFDYTALVELDDSLRSKIVESLPNELVAEGISELDSDDAIVILEDLEEEDQAEILAALPAIDRLQLKRSLDYPEDSAGRLMQTDFIAVAPFWTVGQTIDYLRETTDLPDDFYQIFVIDPGHRLLGTISLDTLLRSRRPTRISEIQNEERHFVMVDQDQEEVSRLFERYDLLSTAVLDEGERLVGVITIDDVVDVIHEEAAEDIKRLGGVGDEEITDTVVATVRSRMPWLIVNLATAVVASQVIAWFDGTIAQMVALAVLMPIVASMGGNAATQTMTVAVRALATQDLDKFNMLRVVSREILVSIFNGIAFAIILGIIAAIWFSNIELGYVMGAALIVNLFFAGLSGILIPVGLQKAGVDPAIASSVFITTVTDVVGFFSFLGLAGWWFGLM, from the coding sequence GTGCAATTCGAAGAGATCAATCAGGATGGCGCCTCTGTATTGCAGCAGGTGCGCGATGAGAATGGGATGATTTCCCAAGAGCTTTTCCAGCTCATCGACGATGCCATCGAAGCGCGCAATTCCGATCTTCTCGTCAGTCTGACGCAGGATCTGCATGAGGCGGATCTTGGCGATATCATTGAAGCACTCAGTCCTAAAGACCGCTCCGATTTCATCGAGTTGCTGGGCGATTCCTTCGACTATACCGCGCTTGTCGAACTGGATGATTCCCTGCGTTCCAAGATTGTTGAATCCCTGCCGAACGAGTTGGTTGCCGAGGGTATCAGCGAGTTGGATTCGGATGATGCCATCGTCATTCTGGAAGATCTGGAAGAAGAGGATCAGGCCGAGATTCTGGCGGCTTTGCCAGCCATAGATAGGCTTCAACTCAAACGATCGTTGGATTATCCCGAAGATTCCGCCGGTCGTTTGATGCAGACGGATTTCATCGCGGTGGCACCCTTCTGGACCGTTGGTCAGACCATTGACTATCTGCGCGAAACCACTGATCTTCCTGATGATTTCTACCAGATTTTTGTTATTGATCCCGGCCACCGGTTGCTGGGCACCATATCTTTGGACACTTTGCTGCGCTCACGCAGGCCAACCCGCATCTCCGAAATTCAGAATGAAGAACGCCATTTTGTTATGGTGGATCAGGATCAGGAAGAGGTGTCCCGCCTGTTCGAACGTTATGACCTTCTGTCGACAGCTGTGCTCGATGAAGGAGAGCGACTGGTTGGTGTCATCACGATTGATGACGTCGTTGACGTGATCCATGAAGAAGCTGCAGAAGATATCAAGCGTCTGGGTGGTGTCGGTGACGAAGAGATCACGGATACGGTCGTCGCGACCGTGCGCTCTCGCATGCCATGGCTTATAGTCAATCTGGCAACGGCTGTTGTGGCTTCGCAAGTGATTGCGTGGTTTGATGGAACCATTGCGCAGATGGTTGCTTTGGCGGTGCTCATGCCGATTGTGGCGTCTATGGGCGGCAATGCTGCCACGCAGACAATGACCGTTGCCGTTCGAGCGCTTGCTACACAGGATCTCGACAAATTCAATATGCTGCGCGTTGTTTCCCGTGAGATTTTGGTGTCGATTTTCAACGGCATCGCATTTGCGATTATCCTGGGTATTATCGCAGCAATCTGGTTTTCCAACATCGAGCTGGGCTATGTCATGGGAGCGGCGCTGATCGTCAATCTGTTCTTTGCCGGGCTCTCGGGTATTCTCATTCCCGTTGGCTTGCAAAAAGCCGGGGTTGATCCTGCCATTGCCTCGTCGGTTTTCATAACGACGGTGACCGACGTTGTTGGTTTCTTTTCATTTCTCGGGCTCGCCGGCTG
- a CDS encoding biopolymer transporter ExbD, which yields MAFDFSEERRRRPRVSLTSLIDVIFILIVFFMLVSSFSQYRVIDLVKGHSGSGGQSTALRLVLRADGDLLTSAGEPVDQALADAVVNHQPVSIFLEASVPIQHGVDALDRLKAMGISTVSLVPEASNAVQ from the coding sequence ATGGCGTTTGATTTTTCAGAAGAAAGAAGGCGCCGACCTCGGGTTAGCCTCACATCGTTGATCGATGTGATCTTTATTCTGATTGTCTTTTTCATGCTTGTTTCATCCTTCAGTCAGTATCGCGTGATTGATCTGGTCAAGGGGCACAGCGGCAGCGGCGGGCAGTCCACCGCGTTGCGGCTGGTTTTGCGGGCTGATGGCGACCTTTTGACCAGCGCAGGAGAACCGGTGGATCAGGCCTTGGCGGATGCAGTGGTCAATCATCAGCCGGTGAGCATCTTTCTGGAAGCGTCTGTGCCAATCCAGCATGGCGTTGATGCCCTCGACCGGTTGAAGGCAATGGGCATATCTACGGTTTCTCTGGTGCCGGAGGCGAGCAATGCAGTTCAATGA
- a CDS encoding adenosylcobinamide amidohydrolase: MPFPCSIVHEAPWLCVSFAHPVRVASWAVNRPGLVTAQQLLWREVKNKDLPIDVDPVAWLEKELEARDGLDAVTMLTSCDIGNYCVADAEVETVHVKAIVTVGLSNAERVGRRLDWSKEGWGTINLAVIIDQGLEDWALLEAMSIATEARTAAVCDADIQIATGRATGTGTDCVAVVAPEGKGAYAGLHTALGEAIGHSVYASVSEAIGKWRKTRPGTAFSS; encoded by the coding sequence ATGCCTTTTCCATGTTCGATCGTTCATGAAGCGCCCTGGCTTTGTGTTTCCTTTGCCCATCCGGTGCGTGTTGCCAGTTGGGCGGTGAATCGCCCCGGCCTTGTCACTGCGCAGCAATTGCTCTGGCGGGAAGTCAAGAACAAGGATCTTCCTATTGATGTTGACCCCGTGGCATGGCTGGAAAAGGAGCTTGAAGCGCGGGATGGACTGGATGCGGTAACGATGCTGACGTCATGTGATATCGGCAACTATTGCGTTGCTGATGCAGAGGTCGAGACTGTCCACGTCAAGGCTATTGTGACAGTGGGGCTGTCCAATGCCGAGCGGGTCGGTCGGCGCCTTGACTGGAGCAAAGAGGGATGGGGCACCATCAATCTTGCCGTCATCATTGATCAGGGGCTTGAGGACTGGGCACTTCTGGAAGCGATGTCTATCGCTACGGAGGCCCGCACTGCGGCTGTTTGTGATGCAGATATACAGATTGCCACGGGCCGGGCGACCGGAACGGGCACGGATTGTGTCGCTGTTGTCGCGCCTGAAGGCAAGGGCGCCTATGCGGGGTTGCATACGGCCTTGGGAGAAGCAATCGGCCACTCGGTCTATGCCTCGGTTTCTGAGGCTATTGGCAAATGGCGAAAAACCCGACCCGGCACAGCCTTCTCCAGTTGA
- a CDS encoding biopolymer transporter ExbD, with the protein MQFNEPERPAFGETILPMINVVFLLLIFLMLMGHISQRPALDIDPAESALSEEKGASLMLFVDAQGAVQFQSHMQRDEAFAALKAALQEDTEARDLVIRADAGADFAKVLDLAQMFQPYSKGEVKLEVRQR; encoded by the coding sequence ATGCAGTTCAATGAACCAGAACGGCCCGCCTTTGGCGAAACCATCCTGCCGATGATCAACGTCGTGTTTCTGTTGCTCATCTTTCTGATGCTTATGGGACATATTTCTCAACGACCTGCCCTTGATATCGATCCGGCGGAGAGTGCGCTGAGTGAGGAAAAAGGCGCATCTCTGATGCTTTTTGTTGATGCGCAAGGGGCGGTTCAGTTCCAGTCTCATATGCAAAGAGACGAGGCGTTTGCAGCACTGAAGGCTGCGCTTCAAGAAGACACCGAAGCCCGAGATCTGGTGATCCGCGCCGATGCCGGAGCTGATTTTGCCAAAGTGCTCGATTTGGCGCAAATGTTCCAGCCCTATAGCAAGGGCGAAGTCAAGCTGGAGGTGCGGCAACGGTGA
- a CDS encoding TonB family protein produces MTRLALWIVCICAGVLVHLALAFAYWAELDGESRYDMGGAFMGNMQVSIMPDMGQGIAGGNRDTMANGDGEEADSEPTSAQVLSDEPSEIVADVMADPASTQAQANEAELKEQSEPEVVSSDATEPEPSVEPNNPEAIDATETVAPDDETVSADKTKIEADPNSEPEPQTDSTEPVVATKEPEPHSLKPVMPPTAEPESGLQAVDEPVQRQEHKQEEALAEASRPEPEALPETKPTEPDESVDLQPEESSDLIDPVSEPEPEPRLAPTLVVKPETEPTPDPAPQPAVEMAVEDKRTDPAQPVMLPKSAPVGVAETETEEDLSKDEAEPAQHVSLIKGGALTALPASAPRAKIKAAPAPKRLRVAKAEGLKDGGDSQTTRSSSSRKTAGAPRNAGHSPKASVRGDGGTSNKAGGAGSGGVRASYATQLRRWIERHKRYPRSAKMRGVQGQGVVRIVINQSGRVLKSTLIKSAGDRYLDDEIRSLPMRASPAPKPPKEFSGARHTLTLPVRFSR; encoded by the coding sequence GTGACGCGACTGGCTTTATGGATTGTCTGCATTTGTGCTGGTGTTCTGGTGCACCTCGCGCTGGCTTTCGCCTATTGGGCGGAGCTTGATGGGGAATCCCGCTACGATATGGGCGGGGCCTTCATGGGCAATATGCAGGTGAGCATCATGCCGGATATGGGGCAGGGGATCGCCGGTGGTAACCGGGATACTATGGCAAATGGCGATGGCGAAGAGGCCGACAGCGAGCCCACGTCTGCACAGGTGCTTTCCGATGAGCCTTCCGAGATCGTCGCCGATGTTATGGCCGATCCGGCATCTACACAAGCGCAAGCGAACGAGGCCGAACTGAAAGAGCAATCTGAACCAGAAGTGGTTTCATCAGACGCAACAGAGCCAGAGCCGTCTGTCGAGCCCAATAATCCTGAAGCTATCGATGCGACAGAAACGGTCGCGCCCGATGATGAGACTGTATCCGCAGATAAAACCAAGATTGAAGCTGATCCTAACTCTGAGCCAGAGCCGCAAACAGACTCAACAGAGCCCGTTGTCGCAACCAAAGAGCCTGAGCCTCACTCGCTCAAGCCGGTAATGCCTCCAACCGCGGAGCCTGAATCAGGGCTACAAGCCGTGGATGAGCCAGTGCAGAGGCAAGAGCATAAGCAAGAAGAGGCTTTGGCTGAAGCATCAAGGCCTGAACCTGAAGCTCTCCCCGAAACAAAGCCGACAGAGCCTGATGAGTCTGTTGATCTCCAGCCCGAAGAGAGCTCGGATCTGATTGACCCTGTTTCCGAGCCCGAACCGGAGCCGCGCCTTGCGCCGACGCTAGTGGTTAAGCCTGAAACTGAACCGACACCAGACCCTGCGCCTCAGCCTGCGGTCGAGATGGCGGTAGAAGACAAGAGGACTGATCCTGCCCAGCCTGTGATGCTGCCGAAGTCTGCTCCTGTTGGCGTTGCTGAGACAGAAACAGAAGAGGATCTATCAAAAGATGAGGCCGAACCGGCTCAGCACGTTTCGCTGATAAAGGGCGGTGCACTGACCGCCTTGCCCGCGTCTGCCCCTCGAGCAAAGATCAAAGCGGCTCCCGCACCAAAACGCTTGCGAGTAGCAAAAGCCGAGGGACTTAAAGACGGTGGCGACAGCCAAACGACTCGCTCCTCTTCAAGTCGCAAGACGGCCGGGGCTCCCCGAAATGCCGGACATTCGCCCAAGGCATCTGTAAGAGGTGATGGGGGGACTTCCAACAAGGCCGGCGGAGCTGGTTCCGGCGGTGTCCGTGCCAGCTATGCGACCCAGTTGCGCCGCTGGATTGAGCGGCACAAGCGATATCCCCGTTCGGCCAAAATGCGTGGCGTTCAGGGGCAGGGCGTGGTACGCATTGTCATCAATCAGTCCGGGCGCGTTCTCAAGTCCACGCTCATCAAGAGTGCGGGGGATCGCTATCTGGATGATGAAATTCGTTCGCTTCCCATGCGGGCTTCTCCGGCGCCGAAACCGCCAAAGGAGTTTTCCGGGGCTCGACACACCTTGACCCTGCCTGTGAGATTTTCAAGATAG